GCAGATGCGCCGCCATCAGCCGTTCCGCCGCCGCCCCGTCGCGCGCGCGCAGCGCCTGCAGCAGCGTGGCATGGTCATGGTCGCGGCAGGTCTCCAGCCCCGGCGCCCCGTAAATCGCCACGATCAGCGAGCTGCGCGCCACCAATTCGCGCAGCATCCGTTCCAGCGTGGCATTGCCGCTCGCCTCGGCCAGCTGCAGATGGAACTGCCCCGAAAGCCGGATCGCCTCGTGGCGGCTGCCGCGCTCATGGGCGGCGGCCTCTTCGGCGATGAACCGTTCCAGCGCGGCGATTTCCGTGGCGCCCGCGCGCTCGGCCACCAGACGCGCGATCGCCGGTTCCAGCGCCGCGCGCGCCTCGAACACGTCGCGCGCCTGCGCCGGGGTGGGGCTCGCCACATAGGCGCCGCGGTTTTCGCGCAGCTCCACCACCTCGCGGCTGGCCAGAAGCAGCAGACAGCGGCGGATCCGCATCCGCCCGACCCCGAAGGCCTTGCACAATTCCGATTCGGACAGCTTGGTCCCCGCGGCCAGCCGCCGTTCCATCACTGCCTCGAAAATGCGCTCGACGATCTCGGTTTCGGTGATTTCGTCACCAGCACCGGAACCGTCTGTCTCTTGTGCGGGGCTCTCGTTCATCACACATGGTCCGAAACATCCTGTCTTCACAGGCAAATACATCCGCCCCCCGATGCCAGCAAGCGTCGCGGCGGTCACAGTCAGGATAACAGGATGGTTGACAGGATTGTTAACAATCTTTTCCCTGACCTCAGGCAACCGCGTCAGAGCGCCGGATCATGGCTCTGGTGCAAACATAAAGACGGTCCACAGGGAGTTTCCACGATGAACAGACGCACCATGCTCACCACCTCCGCGCTTGCGGTCGTGGCGGCGCTTTCGCTTTCCGCCACGCTGGCCCGGGCCGAGGAGACGCTGAAGATCGGCTTCGTCGGCGTCACCTCGGGTCCGGCGGCGGCCTGGGGCACCTCGAACGTGCGCTCGATGCAGACGCTGGCGGCGATGCTGAACGAAAAGGGCGGCGTCGAGATCGGCGGCACCGCCTACAAGATCGAGATCGTCACCTTTGACGACCAGAAGGACCCCAAACGCGCGATTGCCGGCATGGAGCAGATGGCGCAGCAGGGCATCCATTATGTCGTCGGCCCGAATGTCGATGACGGCGCCGCCGCCGTGCGCCCGGTGGCCGAGACGAATGACATCATCTACATCCCCTATGCCTTCCCGAAGGAACTTTACACCAAGCCCGCCGAAAACGCGATCCTGGGCATGGTGGCCAGCTATCAATCCGGCCCGGCAATCTACAAATACCTGAAAGAAAACAAGGGCGTCACCAAGGTCGCCTTTGTCGCGGCGAATGAATCCGACCCGCTGAGCCAGCGCGACAGCGGCGTTGCGGCCGCCAAGGCGCTGGGCCTTGAGGTGACCTCCGCGGACGTGACCTATCAGGTCGACACCACCGATTTCACCCCGGTCCTGCTGCCGGTGCTGAAATCGCAGCCCGACCTTCTGGTGCTCTCGGGCGTCGCCCCGGCCGCCGCGCCGCAGCTGATCCGTTCGGCCCGCGATCTGGGCTACACCGGGCTCATTTCGACCGAGACCGCGCAGGATGCCAAGGTGATCGAGGAAGGCGCGGGCGAGGCGGCGAATGGCTTCATCTCGGTCGGCGGCGCCTCGACGCCCGAGATCGCCTCGGATTACATGAAGGACTTCGTCGCGAAATACACCGAGATGTTCGGCGAATACAACGACGAGTCGAACACCAAGGTCTATGCGCTGGAATATATCCTGCAGACGCTGAAAGCCGATCCGAAGGGCCTGACCGACATTGCCGCCTTCAAGACCGCGATCGACAGTTTCGCCGCGCCGAACCCTAACATGAAGGGCGATGCGAAGCTGAGCTATGTCGGCACCACCTCGTTCGGGCAGAAGCGGCAGCTGTCGGTGCCGCTCGTGGTGAACGAATACAAGGACGGCGCCTTCCAGACGCTGTTCGTCGCCACCGTCGATTGACAAGCCCGACTGACAGGCCCCGGCCCGGCCGCGACCGGCCGGGCCATCCTTTGATCCGGGGAGAGGACATGGAGCAGATCATCGTCAACGGGCTCTTTCTTGGCGCATCCTATGCGCTGATCGCGCTCGGCCTCACGCTCATCTTTTCGCTGATGAACGTGCTCAATTTCGCCCATGGGCAGATGTATGTGATCGGCGGGTTCATCACCTATACGGTGGTGGCGCAGTTCCATCTGCCCTTCGTCGTCGGGCTGATCTGTTCGGCCGTCGCCTTGGCGGCGCTCGGCGCCTTTGTCGAAAGGTTCCTCTTTGCCCCGGTCATCCGCCGCTCGAAGCGCGAGGAATCGACGATGCTTCTGGCGGCCGGGATCGCGTTTTTCCTTGATGCGGTGACGCTTCTGGTCTTTGGCGAAAAGCAGCGCGGCATTCCGAAGCTTGTTCCGGGCGTCTTCAACTGGGATTTCCGCATCGTCATGCCCTATGACCGGATCCTGATCGGGGTCCTGGCCGTGGCGCTGATCGGGGCCTTCATCCTCTTCATGCGCCAATCCCGCACCGGACGCGCGATGCGGGCCCTGGCGCAAGACCGGATGGCGGCCGAGCTGATGGGGGTCGATGTCGCGCGCTATTCGATGATCGGCTTTGCGCTGGGCGCGATGCTGGCGGGGCTGGTGGGCGGGCTTCTCGTCTCGATCGTCGGCGTGAACCTTGGCATGGGCGGCCCGACCTCGATCAAGGCCTTTCTGATGATCATGATCGGCGGCGCCGGGGTGATTTCGGGCGCCATCGCCGGGGGCTTCATTCTGGGCATGCTGGAATCCGTGGGCCTGTCGCTGCTCGCAGCTTACGGCGACATCACCTATCTTGTCATCTTCGCCTCGCTGATGATTTTCCTCGCCTTCCGCCCGCAGGGGCTGATGGGCAAACCCTGGGGCTGAGCCATGATCCGTGCCGTTTCCCTCGCCGCTTTCCTGCTGGCGCTTTACATCGGCGTGCCGGGGCTGATCGCCCTCACCGGCCGGTGGGATTTCTACTACACGCTGACCTCGGTCGCGCTTTTGTCGATCGGCTCGGCCGGGGTCTGGCTGACCTTCTACATCGGCCGCATCAACATCGGTCAGGGCGCCTATGCGCTGGCGGGCGGCTATGTCGCCGCCATCCTGATCACCAAGCTGGGGGTCAATTTCTGGGCCACGCTGCCGCTTGCGGGGCTGTTTTGCGCCGGGCTGGCGGTGCTGATCGGCCTGCCGATCCTGCGGCTGCGGGGCGTCTATTTCTC
This DNA window, taken from Rhodobacter capsulatus SB 1003, encodes the following:
- a CDS encoding ABC transporter substrate-binding protein, with amino-acid sequence MNRRTMLTTSALAVVAALSLSATLARAEETLKIGFVGVTSGPAAAWGTSNVRSMQTLAAMLNEKGGVEIGGTAYKIEIVTFDDQKDPKRAIAGMEQMAQQGIHYVVGPNVDDGAAAVRPVAETNDIIYIPYAFPKELYTKPAENAILGMVASYQSGPAIYKYLKENKGVTKVAFVAANESDPLSQRDSGVAAAKALGLEVTSADVTYQVDTTDFTPVLLPVLKSQPDLLVLSGVAPAAAPQLIRSARDLGYTGLISTETAQDAKVIEEGAGEAANGFISVGGASTPEIASDYMKDFVAKYTEMFGEYNDESNTKVYALEYILQTLKADPKGLTDIAAFKTAIDSFAAPNPNMKGDAKLSYVGTTSFGQKRQLSVPLVVNEYKDGAFQTLFVATVD
- a CDS encoding branched-chain amino acid ABC transporter permease gives rise to the protein MEQIIVNGLFLGASYALIALGLTLIFSLMNVLNFAHGQMYVIGGFITYTVVAQFHLPFVVGLICSAVALAALGAFVERFLFAPVIRRSKREESTMLLAAGIAFFLDAVTLLVFGEKQRGIPKLVPGVFNWDFRIVMPYDRILIGVLAVALIGAFILFMRQSRTGRAMRALAQDRMAAELMGVDVARYSMIGFALGAMLAGLVGGLLVSIVGVNLGMGGPTSIKAFLMIMIGGAGVISGAIAGGFILGMLESVGLSLLAAYGDITYLVIFASLMIFLAFRPQGLMGKPWG
- a CDS encoding GntR family transcriptional regulator, yielding MNESPAQETDGSGAGDEITETEIVERIFEAVMERRLAAGTKLSESELCKAFGVGRMRIRRCLLLLASREVVELRENRGAYVASPTPAQARDVFEARAALEPAIARLVAERAGATEIAALERFIAEEAAAHERGSRHEAIRLSGQFHLQLAEASGNATLERMLRELVARSSLIVAIYGAPGLETCRDHDHATLLQALRARDGAAAERLMAAHLQDIAATLDLSGRAPAGGDLVSVLSAR